In Allocoprobacillus halotolerans, a genomic segment contains:
- a CDS encoding ABC transporter permease subunit, with amino-acid sequence MLAYIIIEILMYTGSLKSLFINLLVPVTSYIIVALALNLVVGVSGELSLGHAGFMSIGAFTGVIVSNVMANIIPNDILRLVVSIIMGAIVAAFFGFLISIPVLKLQGDYLAIVTLAFGQIIKSLINNTF; translated from the coding sequence TTGCTTGCTTACATTATTATAGAAATATTAATGTACACAGGGTCTTTAAAAAGTTTATTTATTAATTTATTAGTTCCTGTTACAAGTTATATTATTGTTGCTTTAGCTTTGAACTTAGTTGTCGGTGTTTCTGGAGAATTAAGTTTAGGTCATGCTGGCTTTATGAGTATTGGTGCTTTTACAGGTGTTATTGTATCTAATGTTATGGCTAATATTATTCCTAATGATATTTTAAGACTTGTTGTTTCTATTATTATGGGAGCGATTGTGGCTGCTTTCTTTGGCTTTTTAATCAGTATCCCAGTTTTAAAACTACAAGGAGACTATCTTGCGATTGTTACATTAGCATTTGGTCAAATTATTAAAAGTTTAATTAATAATACTTTTTAG
- a CDS encoding branched-chain amino acid ABC transporter permease, whose amino-acid sequence MMDFLSFLITGLGLGSVYAIIALGYTMVYGIAKMLNFAHGDVIMVGAYVAFFAVGKYNMPALVAVLMSVFVCTALGVLIERMAYKPLRKASALSVLITAIGVSYFLQNAAQILWGTDTKIFPAKFNFGNLSLFNNQLQISILTIITILICIVIMIVLTLFINKSKVGKAMRACSEDKPTAQLMGINVDTTISITFAIGSGLAAIASVLLCATYPAVNPTLGSMPGIKAFTAAVFGGIGSIPGAFIGGLLLGILETLAKAYISSQMSDAIVFLVLIIVLLIKPTGLLGKKISEKV is encoded by the coding sequence ATGATGGACTTTCTATCGTTTCTAATTACAGGTTTAGGACTGGGAAGTGTCTATGCGATTATTGCGTTAGGGTACACAATGGTTTATGGAATTGCGAAAATGCTGAATTTTGCACATGGTGATGTCATTATGGTTGGTGCCTATGTTGCTTTTTTTGCAGTTGGAAAATATAATATGCCGGCTCTTGTTGCAGTTTTAATGTCGGTTTTTGTATGTACAGCTTTAGGTGTATTGATTGAAAGAATGGCTTATAAACCATTGCGTAAAGCCTCTGCTTTATCAGTATTGATTACGGCTATTGGTGTTAGTTATTTTTTACAGAATGCGGCACAGATTTTATGGGGAACTGATACAAAGATTTTTCCTGCAAAGTTTAATTTTGGTAATTTGAGCTTGTTTAATAATCAATTACAAATTTCTATTTTAACAATTATTACCATATTGATTTGTATTGTTATTATGATTGTTTTAACTTTATTTATTAATAAATCAAAGGTTGGAAAAGCGATGCGTGCCTGCTCAGAAGATAAACCAACAGCTCAATTAATGGGTATTAATGTTGATACAACAATATCTATTACATTTGCAATTGGTTCTGGATTAGCTGCCATTGCCTCTGTTTTATTGTGTGCTACATACCCAGCGGTTAATCCGACTTTAGGATCAATGCCTGGTATTAAGGCCTTTACAGCGGCTGTGTTTGGAGGGATTGGATCTATTCCTGGTGCTTTTATTGGTGGGTTGTTATTGGGAATTTTAGAAACCCTTGCAAAAGCTTATATCTCTTCACAAATGTCTGATGCGATTGTTTTTTTAGTATTGATTATTGTTTTATTGATTAAACCAACTGGTTTATTAGGTAAAAAAATAAGTGAGAAAGTGTAG
- a CDS encoding ABC transporter substrate-binding protein: MNLKKIFSTLAVASMLVACGGNDTSSGNTSFKIGTSGPLTGDNAVYGNAVKNAVELAVEEVNAKGDIKLEFKMEDDQADPEKAPTAYGTLKDWGMQIGLATVTSGAGAAVSQNYTDDETFALTPSSSSTTVIYSDADNTQSYKYVYQMCFTDPNQGLASADYLKEHTELGTKVAVIYKSDDNYSTGIYQKFVSEAKKVGLDVVSETSFDNSSATDFNVQLKDAQSKGADIVYLPIYYQPASLILTQANQMGYQPTFFGVDGMDGILTLDGFDTKLAEGVYLLTPFSADATDELTANFVKNYKEKYGETPNQFAADAYDSIYAIYNALEAGKATPDMTNSELADILIKQFTTMTFDGITGNNVTWSENGEVSKSPKAVMIKDGVYVGVED, translated from the coding sequence ATGAATTTAAAAAAGATTTTTTCCACACTTGCTGTTGCAAGTATGCTCGTTGCTTGTGGTGGTAATGATACATCAAGTGGAAATACATCATTTAAAATTGGGACTTCTGGTCCATTAACAGGAGATAACGCTGTTTATGGGAACGCTGTTAAAAATGCAGTTGAATTAGCCGTTGAAGAAGTCAATGCAAAAGGTGATATCAAACTAGAATTTAAAATGGAAGATGATCAGGCTGATCCAGAAAAAGCACCAACAGCTTATGGAACATTAAAAGATTGGGGTATGCAAATTGGTTTAGCAACTGTAACTTCAGGTGCTGGTGCAGCGGTATCTCAAAACTATACAGATGATGAAACATTTGCTTTAACACCATCATCTTCATCTACAACAGTTATTTATAGTGATGCTGACAATACACAATCATATAAATATGTTTATCAAATGTGTTTTACTGATCCTAACCAAGGACTTGCTTCAGCTGATTATTTAAAAGAACATACTGAATTAGGAACAAAAGTAGCTGTTATTTATAAGAGTGATGATAACTATTCAACAGGTATTTATCAAAAATTTGTTTCTGAGGCTAAAAAAGTTGGTTTGGATGTTGTTTCTGAAACATCTTTTGATAACTCAAGTGCAACTGATTTCAATGTTCAATTAAAAGATGCACAATCAAAAGGAGCTGACATTGTTTATTTACCAATTTATTATCAACCAGCTTCATTAATCTTAACACAAGCGAACCAAATGGGATACCAACCAACATTCTTTGGTGTTGATGGTATGGATGGTATTTTAACATTAGATGGTTTTGATACAAAATTAGCTGAAGGTGTTTATTTATTAACTCCTTTCTCTGCAGATGCTACTGATGAATTAACTGCTAATTTTGTTAAGAATTATAAAGAAAAGTATGGAGAAACACCTAATCAATTTGCTGCTGACGCTTATGATAGTATTTATGCAATCTATAATGCATTAGAAGCTGGAAAAGCAACACCAGATATGACAAATTCTGAACTTGCTGATATTTTAATCAAACAGTTTACAACAATGACTTTTGATGGAATTACAGGTAATAATGTAACATGGTCTGAAAATGGTGAAGTCAGCAAATCACCAAAAGCTGTTATGATTAAAGATGGTGTATATGTAGGTGTAGAAGACTAA
- a CDS encoding ABC transporter permease translates to MVKRKKKAYWKNLRKSIIASKARFFSIFAIVFLGAAFFAGLRNTPGTMTKSMDHYLDKYHYADLTYMASLGFAEDDIKEIQNIEDVENIQYGYQFDALINHNDSLSGVTVYASQQYSEDMINQPYLVEGRYPQKDDECVIDEEMLAEDYQIGDKILIHNDQGEKSFQIVGIVNDVRYIAVTDRGTNSLGDGTNSGYIEILNENNAFLAMPEDLYDLREEDVLYNQISVCVKGAQSYNVFSEEYDDYIEDVNTKIKSTLSLKMSRLYEDLTSDAKAKLDKAQKEYDEGYKTYNDSKNLFDEKILEAKIQLTNAKITLATKESEYLKAQSTASSQIQEMLGTIESTSQELKGNLESLQKELENYQNDNTETISPEVQKSIESLEKMGNILQNASTSLDGLSQLNEASIAIEKAKLEIQQQENKLTLEELKTNNELEKAQTQLDDAKGQLNDAREQVNQIPKGRLYTLTRHENAGLVNFDSNKDSIASIADIFPLMFFLVSALVSLTTMTRMVEEQRSQSGTLRALGYSKWDVVKQYIVYVTFATFFASLLGIVSGTQFFPRIIYYLYNLMLFSVEAPILIYSSLWISFETVFISVIVILAVTLFVCMSELNLMPAVLMRPKAPKIGKRILLERITWLWKRLSFNQKVTMRNIFRYKKRFFMSVIGIAGCTALIITGFGVKSSVSQVVDKQYQDVFTYDLLVRMEESVSTNTAQDYQNDLLNRSEVAKVEYVFNKSVNLLKDKEDLYGSLIVYQSMDNMKNFVQFRNYQTYKDLVLDDESVILTAKAAELLGVEENDTIDIELDETKYNVKVSGITENYFMNYIYMSQTLYESITLQDLEVNNAFMILQDDDQSSLKTLENYMKDKGYGNISNVSTIGEEFDKQVQSVNLVVVILIVCAGALNFIVLYNLTNINIQERKSEIATIKVLGFRRKEVYDYIFRENVLLSIIGSLVGIVFGYFLHKFIIMTVELDMTMFVRQLNISSYIYAVFITLGFTYFINLTMRHVLNKVDMVESLKSIE, encoded by the coding sequence ATGGTAAAAAGAAAGAAAAAAGCATATTGGAAAAATCTCAGAAAGTCCATTATTGCCTCTAAAGCGAGATTTTTCTCTATTTTTGCGATTGTGTTTTTAGGTGCAGCCTTTTTTGCAGGTTTAAGGAATACTCCTGGTACAATGACAAAATCGATGGATCATTATTTAGATAAATATCACTATGCTGATTTGACTTATATGGCTTCGTTAGGATTTGCTGAAGATGATATAAAGGAAATCCAAAATATAGAAGATGTTGAAAATATTCAATATGGTTATCAGTTTGATGCTTTAATAAATCATAATGATTCGCTTTCTGGTGTAACGGTTTATGCCAGTCAACAATATAGTGAGGATATGATTAATCAGCCTTATCTTGTTGAGGGACGTTATCCACAAAAAGATGATGAATGTGTGATAGATGAGGAAATGTTGGCTGAAGATTACCAAATAGGTGATAAAATTTTGATTCATAATGATCAGGGAGAAAAAAGTTTTCAAATCGTAGGAATTGTTAATGATGTGCGTTATATTGCGGTGACTGATCGTGGAACGAATTCTCTTGGGGATGGAACAAATTCAGGGTATATTGAAATTTTAAATGAAAACAATGCATTTTTAGCGATGCCTGAAGATTTATATGATTTACGTGAGGAAGATGTTTTATATAATCAGATTTCTGTTTGTGTCAAAGGTGCACAGTCATACAATGTTTTTAGTGAGGAATATGATGATTATATTGAAGATGTTAATACAAAAATAAAAAGTACTTTATCTTTAAAAATGAGTCGTTTATACGAAGATTTAACAAGTGATGCAAAAGCAAAGCTAGATAAAGCCCAAAAAGAATATGATGAAGGATATAAAACATATAATGATTCTAAGAATTTATTTGATGAAAAGATTTTAGAAGCGAAAATTCAGTTAACAAATGCGAAAATAACACTGGCTACTAAAGAATCAGAATATCTTAAAGCGCAATCAACTGCATCTTCACAAATTCAAGAAATGCTTGGAACAATTGAAAGTACAAGTCAAGAATTAAAAGGGAATTTAGAAAGTTTACAAAAGGAACTTGAAAATTATCAAAACGATAATACTGAAACCATTTCTCCTGAAGTTCAAAAATCTATTGAAAGTCTTGAAAAGATGGGGAATATATTACAGAATGCTTCAACTTCATTAGATGGTTTATCACAATTAAATGAAGCTTCTATTGCGATTGAAAAAGCAAAGTTAGAAATTCAACAACAGGAAAACAAATTAACTTTAGAAGAATTGAAAACAAATAACGAGCTAGAAAAAGCACAAACACAGCTAGATGATGCTAAAGGGCAATTAAATGATGCCAGAGAACAAGTGAATCAGATTCCTAAAGGCAGACTCTATACTTTGACACGTCATGAAAATGCTGGATTGGTTAATTTTGATTCTAATAAAGATTCTATTGCTTCAATAGCAGATATCTTCCCATTGATGTTTTTCCTTGTTTCTGCCCTTGTTTCTTTAACAACAATGACAAGAATGGTCGAAGAACAAAGAAGTCAAAGTGGGACTTTACGTGCTTTAGGTTATTCTAAATGGGATGTTGTGAAACAATATATTGTTTATGTGACTTTTGCTACTTTCTTTGCCTCGCTTTTAGGAATTGTTTCTGGGACACAGTTTTTTCCACGAATTATTTATTATTTATATAATTTGATGTTGTTTTCTGTAGAGGCTCCAATTTTGATATATTCCAGTTTGTGGATTTCATTTGAAACAGTCTTTATTTCAGTTATTGTTATTTTGGCAGTGACATTATTTGTTTGTATGAGTGAATTGAATTTAATGCCAGCTGTTTTAATGCGACCAAAGGCTCCTAAGATTGGAAAACGTATTCTTTTAGAAAGAATAACTTGGCTTTGGAAACGATTATCATTTAATCAAAAAGTGACAATGCGTAATATTTTTAGATATAAGAAACGTTTCTTTATGTCTGTCATTGGTATTGCTGGATGTACAGCTTTGATTATTACGGGGTTTGGTGTGAAGTCATCAGTATCACAAGTTGTGGATAAACAATATCAGGATGTTTTCACATATGATCTCCTTGTTCGTATGGAAGAAAGTGTATCAACGAATACCGCTCAAGACTATCAAAATGATCTGCTTAATCGTAGTGAAGTGGCTAAGGTGGAATATGTTTTCAATAAAAGTGTCAATCTTTTAAAAGATAAAGAAGATTTATATGGTTCATTGATTGTTTATCAATCTATGGATAATATGAAAAACTTTGTGCAGTTTAGAAATTATCAAACTTATAAAGATTTAGTCTTGGATGATGAAAGTGTTATTTTGACTGCAAAGGCAGCCGAACTCTTAGGAGTTGAAGAAAACGACACGATTGATATTGAATTGGATGAAACGAAATATAATGTGAAAGTTTCAGGAATTACTGAAAATTACTTTATGAATTATATTTATATGTCACAAACGCTTTATGAATCTATAACATTACAGGATTTAGAAGTCAATAATGCCTTTATGATTTTGCAAGATGATGATCAGTCTAGCCTAAAAACTTTGGAAAATTATATGAAGGATAAAGGGTATGGCAATATTTCAAATGTATCTACGATTGGTGAAGAATTTGATAAACAGGTTCAAAGTGTGAATTTGGTTGTAGTGATTTTGATTGTTTGTGCAGGTGCTTTAAATTTTATTGTCCTTTATAATTTAACAAACATTAATATACAGGAACGTAAAAGTGAAATTGCAACAATTAAGGTGCTAGGCTTTAGGCGTAAAGAAGTCTATGATTATATTTTTAGAGAAAACGTCTTATTGTCAATCATTGGTTCACTAGTAGGTATAGTGTTTGGGTATTTCTTACACAAATTTATTATTATGACTGTTGAATTGGATATGACAATGTTTGTAAGACAATTGAATATAAGCAGTTATATATATGCTGTTTTCATTACTCTAGGTTTTACTTATTTTATTAATTTGACAATGCGTCATGTTTTAAATAAAGTAGATATGGTTGAATCATTAAAGAGTATTGAATAG
- a CDS encoding ABC transporter ATP-binding protein, translating to MSALIEFKNIVKSYTMGDITINASNGVNFVVNKGEFVVIVGASGAGKTTILNLLGGMDSPTSGSILVDGENIALYDEKKLTEYRRNDIGFVFQFYNLVQNLTALENVELASQISQNPLDARHVLERVGLSERMMNFPAQLSGGEQQRVAIARAIAKNPKLLLCDEPTGALDYQTGKAILALLREMCLTYQMTVIVITHNSALAPMADRVIHLKNGKVNGIELNENPQPIEEIEW from the coding sequence ATGAGTGCTTTAATTGAGTTTAAAAATATAGTGAAAAGCTATACAATGGGGGATATAACAATTAATGCTAGCAATGGTGTTAATTTTGTTGTGAATAAAGGGGAATTTGTCGTGATTGTTGGTGCTTCTGGGGCCGGGAAAACGACAATTTTAAATTTATTAGGTGGTATGGATTCACCAACCAGTGGCTCAATTCTTGTTGATGGTGAAAATATAGCACTATATGATGAAAAGAAATTAACTGAATATCGTCGTAATGATATTGGTTTTGTCTTTCAATTTTATAACCTTGTTCAAAATCTAACCGCTTTAGAAAATGTCGAACTGGCATCACAGATTTCTCAAAATCCATTAGATGCACGACATGTTTTAGAAAGAGTGGGTTTATCTGAGCGTATGATGAACTTTCCAGCACAACTTTCTGGTGGTGAACAACAAAGGGTAGCCATTGCCAGAGCGATTGCAAAAAATCCAAAACTTTTATTATGTGATGAACCTACTGGAGCGTTGGATTATCAGACCGGAAAAGCTATTTTAGCGTTATTAAGAGAAATGTGTTTGACGTATCAAATGACAGTTATCGTTATTACACACAATTCTGCTTTGGCACCTATGGCAGATCGTGTGATTCACTTAAAAAATGGTAAAGTGAATGGCATTGAATTAAATGAAAATCCTCAACCAATCGAGGAAATTGAATGGTAA
- a CDS encoding TrkH family potassium uptake protein, producing MNRLMILYTLGKMLMIEGLLMLLPFLTGVIYQEQECWIYLIVAMMLLVLGHLMSLRKPHNKIIYAKEGFVVVAAAWIFLSVFGAIPFCMTGEIPSYIDALFEAVSGFTTTGSSILTDVESLSHASLFWRSFSHWIGGMGILVFVVAFLPDASGSTLHILKAEMPGPIVGKLVSKITVSSRILYQIYTVLTIIEVVLLMLGGMPFFDSLLNSFGTAGTGGFAIKNTSIAYYNSAYCDGIITFFMILFGINFNLIYFFAIKKFKAALKSEELRWYLIIIFAAAFAISFNILPLYNSIFEAFRYAIFQVGSIITTTGYVTADYGQWPLFSQTILVLLMFIGASAGSTGGGMKVSRIIIGVKSAMAEMKRMIHPHSVVSVKFEDKYLSSNTLSNIHVYWVLYFLLFGLSFLFVSLQNIDFISAFSAVATCFNNVGPGLGIVGPVGNFSSLTDLSKVVLSLDMLAGRLEIFPLLMFFSRSLWKK from the coding sequence ATGAATAGGTTAATGATTTTATACACTCTTGGAAAAATGTTAATGATTGAGGGATTGTTAATGCTTTTACCATTTTTAACAGGAGTGATTTATCAGGAACAAGAATGTTGGATTTATTTGATTGTTGCGATGATGCTTTTGGTATTAGGACATCTGATGAGTTTACGTAAGCCACACAATAAAATCATTTATGCAAAAGAAGGCTTTGTTGTTGTTGCAGCAGCTTGGATTTTTCTATCTGTCTTTGGTGCTATTCCTTTTTGTATGACAGGAGAAATTCCATCTTATATTGATGCTTTGTTTGAAGCTGTTTCAGGTTTTACGACAACGGGGTCATCCATATTAACAGATGTTGAATCTTTATCCCATGCAAGTCTTTTCTGGCGAAGTTTTTCACATTGGATTGGTGGAATGGGAATTTTGGTCTTTGTTGTTGCCTTTTTGCCTGATGCTAGTGGTTCCACTTTACATATTTTAAAAGCTGAAATGCCAGGTCCAATTGTTGGAAAACTGGTATCTAAAATTACTGTTTCATCACGTATTCTTTATCAAATTTATACGGTTCTCACAATTATTGAAGTGGTTTTATTAATGTTAGGTGGTATGCCATTTTTTGATAGTTTATTAAATAGTTTTGGAACTGCTGGAACAGGTGGCTTTGCAATTAAAAATACTTCCATAGCCTATTATAACAGTGCTTATTGTGATGGTATCATTACATTCTTTATGATTTTATTTGGTATTAATTTCAATTTGATTTATTTCTTTGCGATAAAAAAATTCAAAGCAGCATTAAAAAGTGAAGAATTACGCTGGTATTTAATCATTATCTTTGCGGCAGCATTTGCTATTTCATTCAATATTTTACCGTTATATAACTCTATCTTTGAAGCTTTCCGTTATGCGATTTTTCAGGTAGGTTCAATCATTACCACAACTGGTTATGTGACTGCTGATTATGGACAATGGCCATTATTTTCACAAACAATTCTTGTTTTATTGATGTTTATTGGTGCTAGTGCCGGTTCTACTGGTGGTGGGATGAAGGTTTCACGTATTATTATTGGTGTCAAAAGTGCTATGGCTGAAATGAAACGTATGATTCATCCTCATAGTGTTGTTTCTGTAAAATTTGAAGATAAGTATTTATCTTCTAATACATTAAGCAATATTCATGTTTATTGGGTTTTATACTTTTTATTGTTTGGATTATCATTTTTATTTGTATCTTTACAAAATATTGATTTTATTTCAGCTTTTAGTGCTGTTGCGACTTGTTTTAACAATGTAGGTCCAGGATTAGGAATTGTTGGTCCAGTGGGTAATTTTTCAAGTTTAACTGATTTATCTAAGGTTGTATTATCACTTGATATGTTAGCTGGACGTTTAGAAATTTTCCCATTGTTGATGTTCTTTTCTCGTTCATTATGGAAAAAATAA
- the trkA gene encoding Trk system potassium transporter TrkA: MNIVIIGLGKVGQMLTRYLSNEGHNVVVIDQNNQKVENVVNQDDVLGISGNGANFHVLQEAGVEQADVVISVTTSDELNILSCLLAKQLGAKHIIARVRNPDYSLQSQILKEQLGFSMLINPELEAANDIRRTIMFSSAMRIDTFDKGRVEIVELRIANGMPLDSLVLNQLSSVCHSQVLICAVKREDKVFIPDGDFILKAQDHICVIGSHKDLTKFCLETGFASQKIKNVMIIGGSKIAYYLARQLSVHGIKTKIIEKNHERCVQLSELLPYSIIIEGDGSDENILKEEGIHKSDALVGLTGIDEENIVLVLAAKQLGVKKSIAKVNRMNLNGIIDHLDVDSIVEPKALVTSQIIRYIRVKENDNRSTSIQTLYKIVNEEVEAVEFIVDEKTKYCDIPLANVNTKKDLLIGSIIRQNQTIIPKGQDVLRRGDRIIVIAYHTPLKDINDIFEEEYA; encoded by the coding sequence ATGAATATTGTTATTATTGGTCTGGGGAAAGTTGGCCAGATGTTAACGCGTTATTTATCTAATGAAGGGCATAATGTTGTCGTTATTGATCAAAATAATCAAAAAGTAGAAAATGTTGTGAATCAGGACGATGTTTTAGGTATTAGTGGAAATGGTGCCAATTTCCATGTCTTACAGGAAGCTGGTGTTGAGCAGGCAGATGTTGTGATTTCAGTGACAACTTCTGATGAATTGAATATACTTTCTTGTCTGTTAGCCAAACAACTTGGAGCGAAACATATCATTGCTCGTGTTAGAAATCCAGATTATTCTTTACAGAGTCAAATTTTAAAAGAACAGTTAGGTTTTTCAATGTTAATTAATCCTGAATTAGAGGCGGCGAATGATATTAGAAGAACAATTATGTTTTCATCAGCAATGCGTATTGATACGTTTGATAAAGGTAGGGTAGAAATTGTTGAATTGCGTATTGCTAATGGGATGCCTTTAGATTCATTGGTTTTAAATCAACTTTCAAGTGTGTGTCATTCACAAGTTTTAATTTGTGCTGTCAAGCGAGAAGATAAAGTTTTTATTCCTGATGGAGATTTCATTTTAAAGGCTCAAGATCATATTTGTGTTATTGGTTCACATAAGGATTTAACAAAATTTTGTTTAGAAACTGGTTTTGCATCACAGAAAATTAAAAACGTCATGATTATTGGTGGTAGTAAAATTGCTTATTATTTGGCTAGACAATTATCTGTTCACGGTATTAAAACAAAAATTATCGAAAAAAATCATGAACGTTGTGTTCAATTATCAGAACTTTTACCTTATTCAATCATTATTGAAGGTGATGGTAGTGATGAAAATATTTTAAAAGAAGAAGGTATTCATAAAAGTGATGCTTTAGTTGGTTTGACAGGAATAGATGAAGAAAATATTGTTTTAGTCTTGGCAGCGAAACAGTTAGGTGTCAAAAAATCTATCGCTAAAGTGAATCGTATGAATCTTAATGGCATTATTGACCATCTTGATGTTGATAGTATTGTTGAACCTAAAGCATTAGTTACATCGCAGATTATTCGTTATATTCGTGTCAAAGAAAATGATAATCGTTCTACAAGTATTCAAACATTATATAAGATTGTTAATGAGGAAGTGGAAGCTGTAGAATTTATTGTTGATGAAAAGACAAAATATTGTGATATTCCATTAGCTAATGTGAATACAAAAAAAGATTTATTGATTGGTAGTATTATTCGTCAAAATCAAACGATTATTCCTAAAGGTCAGGATGTTTTACGTAGGGGAGATCGTATTATTGTAATTGCTTATCATACCCCTCTTAAAGATATTAATGATATTTTTGAGGAAGAATACGCATGA
- a CDS encoding NAD(P)/FAD-dependent oxidoreductase, protein MSGQKVTVIERGQVIHQREKAINDLLEHGILHNESNIAFGEGGAGTFSDGKLTTGVKNERIRYILETFVQFGAPKDILYLNKPHIGTDYLRQVIQNMRQFLVSKGVTFLFETKMVDFEVLDSGYQVTVSQHQHIQKLDTDLLVLAIGHSARDTYEMLYQKGVPLDQKAFAIGVRIEQSQQKINQIQYKKSASSPYLKAASYKLAVQSGKRGVYTFCMCPGGVVVPSHHEDKTICVNGMSYYARDGQNANSAILVTISTDDFASDHPLAGIEFQRELEHKAFLLGGGNYQAPVQRVVDYFHHEVQPLGKIKPTYQPGYQICDLNALFPEFINQALHTGLQLMNQKMPGFIDEDTIITGIETRSSAPVRILRNENYQSTFKGLYPIGEGAGYAGGIMSSAIDGIMCAENILKSYK, encoded by the coding sequence ATGAGTGGTCAAAAAGTAACAGTGATTGAAAGAGGACAGGTAATTCATCAACGTGAAAAAGCTATTAATGATTTACTGGAACATGGAATTTTGCATAATGAGAGTAATATTGCTTTTGGGGAAGGAGGCGCTGGAACATTTTCTGATGGTAAATTGACAACTGGTGTTAAAAATGAGCGTATTCGCTATATTTTAGAAACATTTGTACAATTTGGTGCACCAAAAGATATTTTGTATTTAAATAAACCACATATTGGAACAGATTATTTACGTCAAGTGATACAAAACATGCGTCAATTTTTGGTTTCAAAGGGTGTCACTTTTCTATTTGAAACCAAAATGGTTGATTTTGAAGTCTTAGATTCAGGCTATCAAGTGACAGTTTCACAGCATCAACACATTCAAAAATTGGATACAGATTTGCTTGTTCTTGCGATTGGTCATAGTGCTAGAGATACTTATGAAATGTTGTATCAAAAAGGTGTTCCTTTAGACCAAAAAGCTTTTGCGATAGGTGTTCGTATTGAACAGTCACAACAAAAAATCAATCAGATTCAATATAAGAAAAGTGCTTCATCACCTTATTTAAAGGCGGCTAGTTATAAACTGGCTGTTCAAAGTGGTAAAAGAGGTGTTTATACTTTCTGTATGTGTCCTGGTGGTGTGGTAGTTCCATCACATCATGAAGACAAAACAATCTGTGTTAATGGAATGAGTTATTATGCACGTGATGGTCAAAATGCTAATAGTGCTATTTTGGTTACTATTTCAACTGATGATTTTGCAAGTGATCATCCTTTAGCCGGTATTGAATTTCAAAGAGAATTGGAGCATAAAGCTTTCTTGCTAGGTGGTGGCAACTATCAAGCTCCTGTGCAAAGAGTTGTCGATTATTTTCATCATGAAGTACAGCCATTGGGGAAAATTAAACCGACTTATCAGCCCGGTTATCAAATTTGTGATTTGAATGCACTTTTTCCTGAGTTTATCAATCAGGCTTTGCATACTGGTTTACAATTAATGAATCAAAAAATGCCTGGTTTTATTGATGAAGATACTATTATAACGGGTATTGAAACGAGAAGTAGTGCACCTGTTCGTATTTTAAGAAATGAAAATTATCAATCTACGTTCAAAGGATTATATCCTATTGGCGAAGGTGCTGGGTATGCTGGTGGTATTATGTCATCAGCGATTGATGGTATTATGTGTGCTGAAAATATTTTAAAAAGCTATAAATAG